The following proteins come from a genomic window of Ictalurus furcatus strain D&B chromosome 14, Billie_1.0, whole genome shotgun sequence:
- the LOC128618671 gene encoding inhibitory synaptic factor 1 codes for MFHSALLGSRAITESSDRRKCIRDHIMMVMEQLEKVLNELKDVSRELREVLAQIDKLTAYIDLDPEENTEDDKTLTCNRNSSERALENLSNVEAYSNSNGLTHLLHNSLCDSAKIAPALYRRSCGDLPALNGPTWPNASWLFGRREEIHSCDSVELHALCCDDDEFDEENGGRRSSRFSSSDSVFSSSPLQPVRLGALTPRSVRKYHLSPGLKKKTLRSCSTQTVSDKSTQTALTHSPARQRSASEHKH; via the exons ATGTTCCACAGTGCGCTTTTAGGATCTCGGGCAATAACAGAGAGTTCGGATCGGAGGAAGTGCATCCGTGATCACATAATGATGGTAATGGAACAGCTGGAAAAAGTCCTCAATGAGCTGAAGGATGTGTCTAGAGAGCTTAGagag GTACTGGCTCAAATTGACAAGTTGACAGCATACATTGATTTGGACCCTGAAGAGAACACAGAGGATGACAAGACCCTGACTTGCAATAGAAACAGCAGTGAGAGAGCACTGGAGAACCTTTCCAACGTTGAGGCTTATTCTAATAGCAATGGACTAACCCACTTATTACACAACTCTCTCTGCGACTCTGCTAAAATAGCACCAGCCCTGTACCGACGGAGTTGTGGAGACTTACCGGCCCTAAATGGACCCACATGGCCAAATGCTTCTTGGCTCTTCGGCAGAAGGGAGGAAATACACTCATGTGACAGTGTAGAGCTTCATGCTCTatgctgtgatgatgatgagttcGATGAAGAAAATGGTGGCAGGAGATCATCTAGATTCTCTTCCAGTGACTCTGTGTTTTCATCCTCTCCTCTGCAGCCTGTGAGGTTAGGGGCCTTGACACCCAGATCAGTCCGCAAATATCACCTGAGTCcaggtttgaagaaaaaaacactacgGAGCTGCAGCACTCAAACAGTTTCCGATAAGAGCACACAAACTGCACTGACCCACAGTCCTGCCAGGCAACGATCTGCATCTGAACATAAGCACTAA